tataataatattatactgTTCGGTTATCAAAATACGATTtcaatcaaaataaatatgatacaagttataagttttactaaataaaattttcatataataaagaaacatattatgatatcataattcattataattatgattaacaaactttatataataaataattacgatatatcataatatgaattaatatatgtaatatagttattttactttaatcatattaaatatatattaacattcaattatatatattataacttataaaatatgttatgtaaCCCATTCCACATTAATGGTTATATCCactttttggttgcatatttagactttatatgtgattaaacatacgggatgatacatatattaaattagtatttaaattataaaaaattaaatgcaatgtaatacttagccctaacccgaatatgggtaccacaacataaaaactttataaaaattatgcaaaaattgcttcgaaatagacagtttattaaaatatattaatcattattactattcctgggATTATCACTACTcttcgaataatatattaatgatcagtttcttctttatttttttagcttttctcttaaatggtgtttttgagatcgtttccgaaatccaaataacgaatactaatataaaatgttaagaagtaaatgatttatttattaaaatttgcatatataatcaaaataatttttaaattccttattatttaccttataagaaactcccaataaaattgatgctgtaacaaatataattgcaattGTAATTAGTATATTTGTTGTTACTGAACTTCGTGGACAAGCTACAACTGATGGGGCATTTTTACAccaaaaatttttataattattttcaaaaaatttataatcatttgataaactaGACCATagttgtaaataaaaatttcctttagtaatatcaaaaacatttttaactttttcacatttttcaaaaaattctcCAGCATTTTCTAAACATGTTTTGCATTGATAGTCATCTACATTAATTTCACtatacatgttacataatgatttaaatgcatcataaaaattagatatatcattaatatcAATATCCATCGATCTTATTTTTGAATCTATAACATCCATATTAATATCCTCATCACTATCAGTGGATATATTCCCCTTATAACAActatttgttattatattttcagtATAAAAATCGTATAATTTGGTGGTTAAattttgtgttttttgatttagtttATGACTTAACCATAAACTGGCGTATTCAACAATTTGATCACTTTCTAAATTTTCACCATcaaacatttttagtaacaatataaaaccatagataatattttcttcatcattaCAACATTCACTATCAGTGAAAAAcgtatttaataaattcctAAGATTATTTTGTCCCCGGTTATTCGGATCATcaacaaaataattatcaATCTCATTAATTATACCACactacgaatatattttccgaattaaacaaaaaaatgtattaacataaatggtactataattaaaattaatataatttatagtaATACAACATacgaataatataagaaaaaggATATATACCACTTTAGaatccattataatgaaattctgTTATAATTTGGAGATTATGCGGGgtgatgttatttatatatattctataacatatattgtatatttacTTAATCTCTTTACGTAGCACTTATCTTTCGTTAgacatattattcttaattttaacttcatataaaataataatacattagtattactaaaattatattatacttattttatgacattTAGCTAAACTatcttaaatagagggttaCTTACACATTTtgccatatgtatatatgatgcattttatacaaaaaatagtattcttactaacatttggtataactttattataaaaattaatatatttttataatgaatttaaaaaatatatacatatgctttaatataaaaCACAAACAACGtcctaaaacttaaataatgcacaaacatataaatttaagaaagttattattattagaatccttaaagtatataaataattatttaataaggTAGACTAAAtacttatatacttgtttctaataatatataatatagtcttttctaaaattatagtatttacAAAGTTGTATTgttccattttctatgcaaaatacataaatttatattgtttttaatgaatgtagataaattaaaaaataattttaatgcgttaaataactttatttttattcccatATATCTTATTGGATAattttacaatatattttacgcataATTTCCACGGTTTAAACCGaaaattagcactgaacccgtatttataagcttaaataagtctttaagttcatattgtttttaaaataatacttagtagatattaaatattagcACATAATAACTATTatgtaaattttaaagtataatagaaaactatgtttgattatgtcattattttaccctttaataggagagagataagatatattagctctttaatatatatatttatataaatattcgctaaatattatacataattttatcttatatattctactgTTATAGTTAATGTAtatcattcaaataatttattaaaaattctatattttattaattctattatACAGTAATGTTGTTTTGGATTATAAAATGATTATTCACTAAATACTaatgtgaataataaaataccatttaacatgaattgagtCTTGATCATTTTCTCTATTTATCcagttttttaaaatatataactacatatcccaaattgaatctttaacatatatatagcattgatacctttataatgtattgttatgtgtcttttcgataaaattaacatttaattatatgaagtttccacaataaaataatgtttaaTATAAGTTATTCGTAGagtattttgttattttatatatataggcatataataataacattattttgtcatattatttataattattagaacaaaacatgaaattttattaatatacttatattttgtcttaactattttaaatgtaatatatttatacttcaaaatataaaatttaaaaacgaATAAcgattaatataatattatacctttatagtaaataaattaatgtatatagaacGATTTCtatcaatattaattaaaactttagcataaaattatattatatataatcgaaagttaaaaggatagtatgcctatatctataatgtaatttttatgtattactaaaaatgttagatgcataaaacatcttttatagatatcgtTGTATTATCGAACCTCGATCTACATTTTATGAATCTGTAATTTATGAATACCTATTAaatattggtaatatgtataattaatcttaaaaacgcacatattaatatgaatatatattataatgtagatgaatattcaaaattaatcATCTTATAACTAA
Above is a window of Plasmodium yoelii strain 17X genome assembly, chromosome: 9 DNA encoding:
- a CDS encoding PIR protein — translated: MDSKVCGIINEIDNYFVDDPNNRGQNNLRNLLNTFFTDSECCNDEENIIYGFILLLKMFDGENLESDQIVEYASLWLSHKLNQKTQNLTTKLYDFYTENIITNSCYKGNISTDSDEDINMDVIDSKIRSMDIDINDISNFYDAFKSLCNMYSEINVDDYQCKTCLENAGEFFEKCEKVKNVFDITKGNFYLQLWSSLSNDYKFFENNYKNFWCKNAPSVVACPRSSVTTNILITIAIIFVTASILLGVSYKYSLFGFRKRSQKHHLREKLKK